One Xyrauchen texanus isolate HMW12.3.18 chromosome 34, RBS_HiC_50CHRs, whole genome shotgun sequence genomic window carries:
- the LOC127627761 gene encoding sphingosine 1-phosphate receptor 3-like, with translation MNNPHIFTHYNYTGKLDNRNATEGAPLTPKTLVFLVICSLIVLENLIVLVAIWQNNRFHNRMFFFIANLALCDLLAGVTYIVNLLMSGHRTLQLSTAEWFVREGSMFVALGASIFSLFAIAIERHLTMIKMRPYDANKKYRVFLLIGMCWLIAITLGALPILGWNCLENLPKCSTILPLYSKYYVAFCITIFISLLLAMSVLYTRIYVLVKSSSRKVTKHSTSEHSMALLRTVIIVVGAFIACWTPIFVVLLVDVACGPRKCPILHKADWFIALAVLNSAMNPVIYTLASREMRRAFYKLVCGCLVAEDGVECKQNTDPSRSKSSSNCQRAAEQDIVETHNTQNQPANDNKSES, from the coding sequence ATGAATAACCCTCATATTTTCACACATTACAATTACACAGGGAAACTAGACAATCGTAACGCCACCGAGGGGGCGCCGTTGACCCCTAAAACATTGGTGTTTTTGGTCATATGCAGTCTCATCGTCTTGGAGAACTTGATAGTCTTGGTGGCGATATGGCAAAACAACAGATTCCATAATCggatgttcttttttattgctaACCTGGCGTTATGTGACCTACTCGCTGGTGTCACCTACATAGTCAACCTGTTGATGTCAGGTCACCGGACGCTACAGCTGTCCACTGCCGAGTGGTTTGTGCGCGAAGGAAGTATGTTTGTAGCCCTGGGCGCTTCCATCTTCAGCCTGTTTGCGATTGCTATTGAGCGGCACCTCACTATGATTAAAATGAGGCCGTATGATGCCAACAAAAAATACAGGGTGTTTTTGCTAATAGGGATGTGTTGGTTGATCGCAATCACCCTGGGGGCACTGCCCATCTTGGGCTGGAATTGTCTCGAAAACCTTCCAAAATGTTCGACCATCTTACCTCTCTACAGCAAGTACTACGTAGCATTCTGCATCACCATCTTCATATCGCTGCTGCTGGCGATGTCCGTGCTCTACACCCGAATTTACGTCCTCGTCAAGTCCAGCAGCCGCAAAGTGACCAAGCACAGCACCTCCGAGCATTCCATGGCTCTCCTGCGAACCGTTATCATCGTGGTGGGCGCCTTCATCGCCTGCTGGACGCCCATCTTCGTGGTCCTGCTTGTCGACGTGGCCTGTGGACCCCGGAAGTGCCCGATTCTGCACAAAGCGGATTGGTTCATAGCCCTGGCGGTTCTGAATTCCGCCATGAATCCGGTGATCTACACGCTAGCGAGTAGGGAAATGCGACGAGCGTTTTATAAGCTAGTATGCGGGTGTTTGGTGGCTGAAGATGGGGTAGAGTGTAAACAAAACACAGACCCTAGTAGAAGCAAGTCTAGCTCGAATTGCCAGCGGGCGGCTGAACAAGACATCGTCGAAACACATAACACACAAAATCAACCTGCTAACGATAACAAGAGTGAATCCTAG